One region of Limnospira fusiformis SAG 85.79 genomic DNA includes:
- a CDS encoding HetZ-related protein translates to MFNTNSTNVVAAPELSDNSVETLHTQTVVNSLLEEIQQVLKLKPASSESVMMRIAIEVDRICSKSKRIQDSGEVGTWQLNLARHRLQKCLQYYRLGSRQGRVELHSNLAAMVYRHVAPFNSNLHFQARYNLIEDFLQGFYIESLRAFRREHQLEAEYTPQTRLELSEYMAFTEQYAKRQIGLPGRNRQRLIVLRAQGFAKGQPPEMSLDIELAVEGGKTEEAEAQSRTHAMQQIRDLMVSEMVDPADAVLRDRVIAELIQYLEAQGQNDCVDYLVLKLQDWQAGDIDKALNLTPRQRDYLQQRFKYHVEKFAHSNNWKLVHEWLGADLDQKLGMTTEQWRVFQDNLSLAERTLLQLKRDGETDKAIAVALKCTPKQVQKRWSKLLNQAASYRNSEASA, encoded by the coding sequence ATGTTTAATACTAATTCTACCAACGTCGTCGCCGCCCCTGAACTGTCAGATAACAGTGTTGAGACCTTACATACTCAAACGGTAGTTAACAGCCTCCTAGAGGAAATTCAGCAAGTTCTGAAACTGAAACCAGCCAGCAGCGAGTCAGTAATGATGCGAATTGCTATAGAAGTCGATCGCATTTGCAGCAAAAGCAAGCGGATTCAAGATTCCGGGGAAGTAGGAACCTGGCAACTGAACTTAGCCCGCCATCGCCTGCAAAAATGCTTACAATACTATCGTCTGGGTTCTCGCCAAGGTCGGGTTGAACTGCACTCAAATTTGGCGGCGATGGTGTACCGCCATGTGGCTCCTTTTAACTCTAATCTGCATTTCCAGGCTCGGTATAATTTGATTGAAGATTTCCTCCAAGGCTTCTATATTGAGTCTCTGCGGGCGTTTCGTCGTGAACATCAACTGGAAGCGGAATACACCCCCCAAACTCGGTTAGAACTCTCTGAATATATGGCTTTTACAGAACAATATGCCAAGCGTCAGATTGGTTTACCGGGTCGCAACCGCCAACGGTTAATCGTCCTGCGGGCTCAAGGTTTTGCTAAAGGTCAACCCCCAGAAATGTCTCTTGATATTGAATTGGCGGTTGAGGGGGGCAAAACTGAGGAAGCTGAGGCTCAAAGTCGCACCCACGCTATGCAGCAAATTCGCGATTTGATGGTGTCTGAGATGGTTGACCCGGCTGATGCTGTATTGCGCGATCGCGTGATTGCAGAACTGATACAATATTTGGAAGCTCAGGGTCAGAATGATTGTGTAGATTATCTGGTTCTGAAACTTCAGGATTGGCAAGCCGGCGATATTGATAAGGCCCTTAATCTCACCCCTCGTCAACGGGACTACTTACAACAACGGTTTAAGTACCATGTCGAAAAGTTTGCTCACTCTAATAACTGGAAACTGGTTCATGAGTGGTTGGGAGCGGACTTAGACCAAAAACTGGGGATGACTACTGAGCAATGGCGGGTGTTTCAAGATAATCTGTCTCTGGCGGAAAGGACTTTATTGCAACTCAAGCGGGATGGAGAAACTGATAAGGCGATCGCAGTCGCTCTCAAATGTACTCCCAAACAGGTACAGAAGCGTTGGTCTAAATTGCTTAATCAGGCGGCTAGTTATCGCAACAGTGAAGCATCAGCTTAG
- the map gene encoding type I methionyl aminopeptidase: MRKLFSDLISKPAPPAQPQPQPPQIKKRRGGISIKTPEQIEIMRESGRIVATVLKEISQQIKPGMTTAEIDAYAERRIRELGAVPSFKGYHGFPASICICINNEVVHGIPRKNKVIRNSDVVKVDTGAYYQGFHGDSCITIAIGEVTPSASKLIRVAEECLYKGIEQVKAGAYLLDIAGAIQDHAEANNFQIVQEFTGHGVGENLHEEPSVFNVRTYDLPNVKLKAGMTLAIEPILNAGSRFTRILSDRWTAVTVDNALSAQFEHTVLVTENGYEILTDRHQV; this comes from the coding sequence ATGAGAAAACTGTTTAGCGATTTAATTTCCAAACCAGCACCCCCAGCCCAACCCCAACCCCAACCCCCCCAAATTAAAAAACGCCGTGGCGGTATCAGCATTAAAACCCCCGAACAAATCGAAATCATGCGAGAGTCGGGTAGAATAGTCGCGACAGTCCTCAAAGAGATCTCACAACAGATCAAACCTGGTATGACTACCGCAGAAATCGATGCCTACGCTGAAAGGCGGATTAGGGAATTAGGCGCTGTTCCTAGCTTTAAAGGCTATCACGGCTTCCCGGCTAGTATTTGCATCTGCATTAATAACGAAGTAGTCCACGGTATCCCCCGTAAAAATAAGGTGATCCGTAACTCAGATGTGGTAAAAGTCGATACAGGAGCCTACTACCAGGGTTTTCATGGAGACTCCTGCATCACTATTGCTATTGGTGAAGTGACACCATCAGCTAGTAAACTGATTAGAGTGGCTGAAGAATGTCTGTATAAAGGCATTGAACAAGTCAAAGCTGGAGCCTACTTGCTAGACATCGCTGGAGCTATTCAAGACCACGCAGAAGCTAATAACTTTCAGATTGTCCAAGAGTTTACAGGTCATGGGGTAGGAGAAAACCTGCACGAGGAACCTTCGGTGTTTAATGTCCGCACCTATGATTTACCTAATGTCAAGCTCAAAGCAGGTATGACCCTAGCCATTGAACCTATTTTAAACGCTGGCTCTCGATTTACCCGTATCCTTAGCGATCGCTGGACGGCAGTTACGGTTGATAACGCCTTATCTGCCCAATTTGAGCATACTGTATTAGTGACTGAAAACGGCTACGAAATTTTAACCGATCGCCATCAAGTCTAA
- a CDS encoding PHP domain-containing protein codes for MSVNLVPASASFSSLSKTWENAQKQYVESTAMSRSALIQVLQGIDADSCPTSYNFHAHTTKSDGQLDPIALIQQAIAIGLKGLAITDHHTTEGYQIAQHWLNHRKSHACEPDNIPSLTLWTGVEINAHLLETDVHILGYAFDPDAPSIYPYLQHHSAPRQNSGAGAVIAAIQNAGGLAVLAHPARYRRPSAELIPEASRLGIDGVEVFYGYRRTNPWYPTPKITEEIQQLAWDYNLLPTCGTDTHGLNLLVRL; via the coding sequence ATGTCAGTCAATCTTGTCCCGGCTTCTGCATCCTTCTCCAGTTTATCGAAAACTTGGGAAAATGCTCAGAAGCAATATGTTGAGTCTACGGCTATGAGTCGGTCAGCACTTATTCAAGTCTTACAGGGAATTGATGCGGATAGCTGTCCCACATCCTACAATTTCCATGCTCATACCACGAAATCGGATGGACAGCTTGACCCGATCGCCCTAATTCAACAGGCGATCGCTATTGGACTCAAAGGACTTGCCATCACAGACCACCATACCACTGAGGGCTATCAAATCGCCCAGCATTGGTTAAATCACCGGAAAAGTCATGCTTGCGAACCAGACAACATCCCATCCCTGACCCTGTGGACGGGTGTTGAAATTAACGCCCACCTCCTGGAAACCGACGTGCATATTTTGGGCTATGCTTTTGACCCAGATGCTCCCAGTATCTATCCCTATTTACAGCATCATTCCGCCCCTCGTCAAAATTCCGGGGCTGGGGCTGTGATTGCCGCTATCCAAAATGCTGGCGGTCTAGCTGTTTTAGCTCACCCAGCACGCTATCGCCGCCCATCCGCAGAACTCATCCCCGAAGCCAGTCGCCTAGGAATTGATGGCGTTGAGGTTTTCTATGGCTATCGCCGGACTAACCCCTGGTATCCAACGCCGAAAATTACTGAAGAAATACAACAACTGGCTTGGGATTACAATTTACTGCCTACCTGTGGCACCGATACCCACGGCCTTAACCTATTAGTGCGACTTTAA
- a CDS encoding response regulator transcription factor, with translation MSNQIPENEPQGEEIPPVSPRLLLVDDEPGLREAVQAYLEDSNFIVDVAENAKLGWELLQQNLPDLVITDIMMPEVDGYQFLEQMRSEPKFKALPVVFLTAKGMKGDRIQGYQAGCDAYLSKPFDPEELVAIVKNLLERRAATRQEAEEGTPDITALAGQIARIENMLKGKTGINLSPSPIKIDLTPREQSVLDLVAQGLMNKEIASRLETSVRNVEKYVSRLFTKTGTNSRTELVRYALEHGLTK, from the coding sequence ATGTCAAATCAAATCCCAGAAAATGAGCCACAAGGGGAAGAAATACCCCCAGTATCTCCTCGACTTTTATTAGTAGATGATGAACCGGGATTAAGGGAAGCTGTCCAAGCCTATTTAGAGGACAGTAACTTTATTGTAGATGTCGCGGAGAATGCTAAACTGGGCTGGGAATTACTACAGCAAAATCTACCAGATTTGGTAATTACTGATATTATGATGCCGGAAGTTGACGGCTATCAATTCCTCGAACAAATGCGGTCAGAACCCAAATTTAAAGCACTTCCTGTGGTGTTTTTAACTGCTAAAGGTATGAAAGGCGATCGCATTCAAGGTTATCAAGCCGGTTGTGATGCCTATTTATCTAAACCCTTTGACCCAGAAGAACTGGTAGCCATTGTTAAAAACCTGTTAGAACGTCGAGCCGCCACCCGCCAGGAAGCCGAAGAAGGCACCCCAGATATTACCGCCTTAGCTGGACAAATTGCCCGCATTGAAAATATGCTCAAGGGTAAAACTGGCATCAATTTGAGTCCTTCCCCCATTAAAATTGACCTAACACCCAGAGAACAAAGTGTTTTAGATTTAGTCGCTCAAGGACTAATGAATAAAGAAATAGCCAGCCGTTTAGAAACCAGTGTCCGCAATGTCGAAAAATATGTGAGTCGGTTATTTACTAAAACTGGAACTAATAGCCGCACTGAATTAGTCCGTTATGCTCTCGAACACGGTTTAACCAAGTGA